The sequence CTGCAGCACGTCCACCGCCGCCGAGACGGCCGCGGTCAAAGCAGGTGGCAGGGCGGCCGAGAATATCATGCTCCGGGCAAAATGCTTGACATAGTCGATCACCTCAAAATCCCCGGCCACCACCCCGCCGATGGCGGCGAAGCTTTTGGAGAAGGTGCCCATGATCAGGTCGGTCTCCTTTTCCAGGCCGAAATGCTCGGCGGTGCCCCGGCCATGGGCTCCCAGCACCCCCAGGGCGTGGGCGTCGTCCACCAGCAGCCGGGCCCCGTGCTTTTGGCAGATCTTGGTGATGCCAGGCAGATCGGCGATGTCGCCCTCCATGCTGTATACCCCGTCCACGATCACCATCTTTCCCTTGCCGTGGTCCAGGCCCTGCAGCACCCGGTCCAGGCTCTGGGCGTCGTTATGCTGGAATCGGCGCATCGGTGAATAGGACAGCCGGCAGCCGTCCAGGATGGAGGCGTGGTCGTATTTGTCGGTGATCAGGATGTCGTCCTTGGTCCCCAGGCAGGAGATGACGCCCAGGTTGGTCTGCATCCCGGTGGAGAAGACCAGGGCCGCCTGCTTGTTGAGGAACTTGGCCAGCTTAGCCTCCAGCTGGTTGTGCATGTCCAACGTGCCGGTGAGGAAGCGGGAGCCGGTGCAGCCGGTGCCGAACTTTTCGACGGCCTTGATGGCAGCTTCCTTGACCCGGGGGTGGGTGGTCAGGCCCAGGTAGTTGTTGGAACCGATCATGATCATCTTCTGGCCGTCGATGATCACCTCCGGCTCCTGGGCCGAGGACAAGGGGTGGAAATAAGGGTAAAGACCGGCGTCCCGGGCATCCCGGGCATCGGTGAAGTCAACGCATTTTTTGAAAATATCCATTAAGAACCTCTGAAGGGGTGAAATATTTGATCTTTAATGACTATATAAATAGTGGATATGGTAAAACCCAGATTTAACCAGGTTATGTTCTTTTCTTTTTGTGCCGCTAACAAGAAAAGAACCAAAAGAAAAAGCTCGTCGCAAAGAACCATCCGGGCGCTGCGCTTCTCGTTGCCGGCGGGCTTGTCTGAACTCGGGATTTTGCCAATCCCTCAAACAGGCCAGACAAGCTTTTAACCGCCGTCAACTCCGATGCTCACTGATGGTTCTTAACGCGACATACCTTGGTTGGTTGACGGTTGATCATCCTGTTTCCTGAGCAAACCGGATAAGCAGTTAATCTTTTATTATACTAAAAAAATGCAGGCATAGCAAGAAAAAATCCCCTCCGGAAGATGTCCGGAAGGGGCATAATGCTTTCGGCGTGGATCCCAGAATATCAAACGGGACCCTTCCCCACCAGCAGCTGCACCAGCTCATCCCCCAGCTTTTGGGGCCTGTCCTCTATTATCTGGAATCCCGCCTGCTTCAAGGCCCTCCGCCACTGGGCCAGGCTGAAAAGCCCGGCGGTGTGGGTGTCATGCTCGACCCTCAGTTGCTTGCCCCGGCGGATCAGGTAGACGAAGGCCATCTGATAGGTGCTGTCCTTTGGATCGGGGTCGTGGTCGTTCTCGATGTAGGTGATGTCGTATCCCCCGGACCTTGAGCGCCAGACCGAGGTCTTGCTCTGTTCAAAGCGCTCCTTGCAGTCCTCCACGTACAGTGCCATCACTCCGCCGGGCTTAAGGTGGCGGCGGGCGTTCTTCAGGGCCTTCAATAGGTCCTTTTCGGTCTGCATATAGATGATGCCGTCGTTGAAGAACACCGCGTCAAACTTTTTCTTCAGGTCAAATGACCGCATGTCACCAACGTGATAATCGGCCCCGGGGTTGAGCTTGTTGGCCTGGGCGATCATTTGGGGGCTAAGGTCCACCCCGGTCACCGCAAAGCGCTTTTTAAGCCAGTAGTCGTTCTTGCCGCCGCCGCAGGCGATGTCCAAAATAGTTTTGGCCTTTGGGCAGTGCTTTTTTATGAGACTGATGAACCGGGCGCTTTCGGGCGCATAGTCCTCCACCTTTTCCCATAGCGGCCACAGCCAGCTTAGGTCTTTGTACAAACGGTTTTTCATTATTCTCTATGTTATTAGTAAGCTTTGTTAAACACATCTTTTTACTTCAAGCGATACCATGAATGATATCGCTGGTAAAACATCAACCCCGATTAATCGGGGTCAACATAGGCCGCACTTGCGGCCTTGATGATAGCCAGCGATAGACTTCAGGCTATCGCTATTTGGAAGGATTCTTCAAAAGCCAAACAGGGTGCCGTTCTCAGAATGACGGGGGACGGTCATAGCCAGTTGTTGGCGCGGTACCACTCCGCCGTCTCCTTCATTCCCCGGGCCAGGTCGTATCGGCACTGGAAGCCGAAATCATCCTTTGCTGCCTGCGAGGAAATGGTCCAGAATTTTTGCGACATTTCCCGCACCTTCTGCCGGGTAATCATGGCCGGCCGGTTCAGGGCATGGGCTCCGGCTTCGTTGAACATGGCCGAAAGGTGGGCCAGCTGCAGGGGAACGTGCAGTTTAACTATTCTTTTTCCCAGACATCCGGCAATTATCTCCGATATTTGGTCCCAGGAATATGATCTATCTTCGGCCAAAAAGTATGTCTTTCCTGGAGAATTTTGGGAAGCGGCCGCCAGCAGCATTCCATCAACCAGGTCTTTTACATAAATCAGATGGGCGTGGCGGGTACTGAAGCCCGGCAGAATAGCAAGACCCTTCCGGACCCACCTGAAATACGACAGTACTTCGGTGTCCCGGGGGCCGTAGACCGATGGGGGGCGCACAATGGTCACCGGCAGTTTGCCCGAAAGCTCCATCAGCTCCTGCTCGGCCTGCAGTTTGCTCCGGCCATAGTCGGACAAAGGCCGGCATTCATCCCGCTCGCAGACCGGTCTATCCAAACAACCCGCCGGGCCGGCCGTTGCCTGGCTGGAGGCAAAGAGGAAACGCTTTAAGCCCGGAGCGGCTGTCAGAGCTGCCCGGGCCAGGTTCATGGTGGCCCGGGTGTTGTGAAGATAAAAATCCTTGGGGTCCCTGGCCTTGACCGCTCCGGCCAGTTGAAAGATGTAACCTGCTCCGGAGACGGCCTGCTCCAAAAAACTATTGTCCTGCAGGCTGCCGGTCATAAGCTCCAGCTCCAGGTCCTTGATCCATCTTAGGTCGCTGGTGGGGCGGACCAGGGCCCTCACCCGGAACCCCCGGTTCAGTAAGGCTTCGGCCAGGTGGCTGCCGATGAATCCGGTGGCGCCGGTAAGCAGGGCCAGGGGCTTTTTGTTTTCAGAAATTTTGTCGGGCATGGCTCAAGTTTAATGTAAAACAGGCCGGTCTGTCAACAGAAATCACAGGACAGGGAATATCGCCGGGAAAGCTTTCGTGGCTTTAAATAATGCTTGACATTTATGCGTTTTGTGTTAAATTATAAGGTTTAGGGACAGAAAAAACATTCTTCACTTTAACATAAAATACCAATTGACGGACCAGCATGATTGTTGCCATCGGCACCGACATCGTCAAGGTGGAGCGCATAGAACAGGCCTACAAAACCTACGGCCGGCGTTTTCTGCAGAAAGTATTCACCGAAGAGGAGGCCCGGTTCTGCCTTTCCCGCAAGCACCCGGCCCCGGCCCTAGCCGCCCGATTCGCCGCCAAGGAGACAATCTCCAAGTGCCTGGGGACCGGCTTCCGGCGGGGTGTCTATCCCAACCTGATCGAGATCGTGGACAACGAGAAGAGCCGCCCCACCGTCAAACTGCACGGCAAGGCCGCGGAGTTTGGGAAGGATTACATCTTTCATCTTTCCATCTCGCACGAAAAAGAGTTCGTGATCGCGGTGGCGGTGATGGAGGCTTCCGTCCACTAAGAAAAGAAACGACGATTTCCCACGAAATACACGAAACTACGCGAAATATTATTTATACTATTTTAGTGCTTTTTAGTGGGCAGGAAATAAGGAGGAACCGATATGCTAGTCGTCACACCCCGGCAGATGCAGGAGATAGACGCCCGGGCCATCAAGAAGTACAAGGTGCCGGGCCTGACCCTGATGGAGAGCGCCGCCCGGGCCCTGGCCGACAAGGCGCTGGAGATGCCGGCCCAAAATTCTCCGGGAACGGTCTGCATCGTCTGCGGGCCGGGCAACAACGGCGGCGACGGACTGGCCGCGGCCCGGCTGCTTAAGGAGCAGGGCTGCGAAGTTCAGGTCTTCCTGCTTGGTTCATTGCCCCGGCTTAAAGGCGACGCCAGAACAAATGCCCAAAAACTCAAGGCCGCCAAGATCAAGGTCAACGAGATCAAGGGCGGGGCGGGCCTGACGGCGCTGAAGGCCGGCCTTAAAAAAGCATCACTGGTGATAGACGCCGTCTTCGGCACCGGGTTTCATGGAGCTCCGGAAAAGCTCGCAGGCCAGGTCATCGAGGCCGTCAACAGCTCTGGTGTCCCGGTGCTGGCCGCCGACATTCCCTCCGGTGTGGACGGGCTTACGGGACAAACGTTTGGTCCGGCCGTCAAGGCCGCAGCCACCGTAACCATGGGGCTGCCCAAGACGGGACTGCTGTTTTATCCGGGGAAAACTTTGGCCGGGGAGATAGCGGTCGCGGACATCGGTTTCCCCCCAAAGGCCATCGATGGGCAAAAAGTAAACATAAACACCATCGATCCCGAAAGCGTAAGACAGCTTCTTCCCCGCCGGGCTCCCGATGCCCACAAGGGGAGCTGCGGCACCGTCCTGGCGTTGGCCGGTTCGGCGGGGATGACCGGGGCGGCCCGCCTGGTCTCGCTTTCCGCCCTGCGCTCCGGGGCCGGGCTGGTCTTTCTGGGGATCCCGGAGAGCCTGGGCGATGTGATGGAGTCCAAGCTGACCGAGGCCATCATCAAGCCGCTGCCGGAGACCCGCACCAGGACCCTGTCGCTGACGGCGCTGGACAGGATCAAGGCGCTGATGGCCAAGGCCGATTCGCTGGTGATGGGCCCGGGGCTTTCCACTCATCCGGAAACATTGGAACTGGTGCAGTCGGTGGTCAAGCACCTGAACCTACCGGCCGTGCTGGATGCCGATGCCTTGACCGCCCTGTCCGGCAATGTCCAGGTGTTTAAGACCCAGGCCCCGCTGGTGCTGACCCCCCATTACGGGGAAATGGCCCGGCTGACCGGAAGAACCATCACCGAGATAAAAACCGACCCCATGCGGGCGGCCAGGGAATTCGCGGTTGAATTCAGCAAAACCGTGGTGCTCAAAGGCGCCCCCACCGTGATTGCTTTGCCTTCGGGAAACATCTGGATCAACACTACCGGCAACAGCGGGATGGCCACAGCCGGGTCGGGCGATGTGCTGGCCGGTCTGATAGCCGGGCTGCTGGCCCAGGGCCTGTCCCCGGAAAATGCGGCCAAGCTGGGGGTCTATCTGCACGGGCTGGCCGGGGATCTGGCCAGGGAAAACAAGACCGAGTACTGCCTGCTGGCGGGGGATATTTTGGATGAACTTCCCGCCGCCTACAAAAAACTGATGGAGGTTTTATGATGATCTGGCTGGGATACGCTTTGTTGGGGGCGGTGGCCGGGGTTTTCAGCGGACTGCTGGGCATAGGCGGGGCCATTTTGATGATCCCAGCCCTGGTGTACATCTTCAAATTCTCCCAGCAGCAGGCGCAGGGAACTTCAATTGCCACCCTGCTCCTGCCCATCGGGCTGCTGGCGGCCTGGAAATACTATTCGGCCGGGCATGTCAATGTCAAGGCGGCGGCGCTGATGGCCGGGGGGTTCTTCTTCGGCGGCCTGTTGGGGGCGGTGCTGGCCGGAAAGATCCCCGGGGTCTGGCTGCAGCGCTCGTTCGGTTTTTTTCTGCTGATCATCGCGGTCAAGATGATACTGGTGAAATGAACAACCTGGATGGATGGATAATCGGCAACGTCAGGGAGGCCCGGGCCGGAGGCCGCCTGGAGCAGGGCATTCCCTTTGCCATCTGGCAGAGGCAGTGGGATATCTGCGACCTGTCGGGAAACCGGGCCCGGAGCCGGGTGATAGCCGAAAATATGTCCGGGCTGGCCCGGCGCCATCCCCGCTACGCGGTCACGGACCGGCTTTACAATGCCAAGATCCACTTCTATTCCGGAGAATACGCCAAGGCGTTGGAACTTTCCCAGGAGGCCCTGCTGTTGAGCCGGCAGGATGAAGATGATCCAAGACTTCCCGATATCTACGTCCAATTGTCGCAGTCCCACCAAAGTCTTTCCAACTTTGAGAAAGCCCTGGAATACCAGGCTCAGGCGGCCGGCCTCTACCGGTCAAAAGGCGACCAGATCAGCCTGGGTAATTCCCTGGCCAACAGCGGCCTGATATAGTGGAAAATGGGCCGGTCCCAGGAAGCCCTGTCCCATCTGGAGCAGGCCAGGAAGATATTTGAAAACAACCGCGACGAACGTTCCATGGCGGTGGTGCTGACCAACACCGCCAACGTGCTGCTGGCCACCGATGAGATGGAACAAGCCCAGAAGAACTATCTGGCATCGCTGGCGATCTGCCAGCGGACCGGAGACCTGGCCAAGCAGAGCTCCCTGCACAATAATCTGGGAGCGATCACCTTCCGCCGGGCAGATTATTCCGGGGCCCTGAAACATTACAACCTGGGGCTCAGGATCGATGAAACTTTGGGCAACCTTACCGGACAGGCTGCCAAGCTGAACAACATGGCGGTGATGCTGGGCTCGATGGGGAAGCATGACGAGGCCATGTCCAGTTTTGAAAGGGCTTTGAAGATAGACATGAAGACAGGCAACCAGGACGGCCAAATGCGCAAGCTGGGCAACATCGCCACCCTGCATTCTATAAAGGGAAACTATCCCCAAGCCATTGAGTGCATTGATCAGGCCATAGAGATATCCAGGAAGATCAACAGCCGGGGTTATTACGGGTATTTCCTTTCGCAAAAAATATCATACCTGGGCAATCTGGGAGACAATGACGGAGCCAAGAGCATAGGAAACGAGGCCATAGAATTGACCAGGGATTCCGGCAATCTCAGCCAGCTAGCCACGCTTTACTCCAATCTGGCCGACATTTACTATGACACCGGAGAACTGGACAAAGCATATGAATATTCCAGCCTGGCCATAGATATCATCAAGAATCACGAATTGTTCGAGGTCTTAAAGGAGAACAGCTGGTACACCCACAGCATGATACTGGAGAAAATTGGTAGAATCAAGGAGTCTTCGGAATACCTTAAAATGGCCTATGACGAAGTGCAAAGCAAGGCCCGGAACATCGGGGATGAACAGGAGCGGAAGGGGTTCTTGACCAAGAACCGGGCCATTGCCGAGATCGTGGAAAAATGGGAAAGTTTCCAAACAAAAGAAAAGTGATACATGCCGATATACGAATACCAGTGCCTTGATTGCAAGAAGAACTTCAGCCTGCTGATCCTCAGCCCCTCCACTTACGGAACCCCCAAGTGTCCGGGCTGCGGAAGCGAAAGGCTGGAGCGGCTGATGTCCCGGTTCCGGACCATCCGGTCCGAGGAATCCAGGATGGAGCGGCTGGCCGACCCTTCCACCTTTTCCGGGGTGGACGAGAACGACCCGGCTTCCGTGGCCAAATGGGCCAAGAAGATGGGGAATGAGCTGGGAGACGAGGCCGGCGAAGGGTTTGACGAGATGGTGGACCAGACGATTGAGGAGGAGGCGCATAAAAGCGCGGGCACGGAAGAATCGTTTGAGTAGTCCGGCAAAGAGGCAAGGCAACGCGGGAACCGATGGAGCAGCCAAACAAGGAAGACCGGCAACGATGGAAACGCTGGAAGACCTCTCCCTCTAATCCCTCCCCTCGAGGGGAGGGAAGGGTTGGGTCGGTGGTGTGGGATGGCAGGGACGACAATGGACAAAGGGTTTCCAACGGTGTATACGTCTACCGCCTGCAAAGCGGCGGCAAATGCCTAACCCGTAAGACGATTCTTCTAAAATGATATTTTATTCAATGGTTAATAACTCTGTGCCTCTGAGTCTCTGTGGCAAAAATTGAAAGCTGACAAATGAAACCATGCATAGCCATAACCATCGGCGACCCGGCCGGGATCGGCCCGGAGATCGCCCTTAAGGCCGCGGTCGACCGGGAGGTCTTGCGGCACTGCCGTCCGGTGCTGGTCGGTCCCCAGGATATCTGGGAGCAGGCGGCCAGGATCTACGGCATCAGGATCACCGGGCTGGAGATACATGACATCTATTGCCAGAAATTCTTCCTGACCCCCGGCAAGACCTCAGCCCAAAGCGGGGGCATCGCCGCCCGTTCCATTATCGCCGGAGCCCTGCTGGCGTTGGACAACCAGGTTAAAGCTCTGGTTACCGCGCCCATCTCCAAGCTGGCCCTGCGCCAGGCCGGGTACCAGCAGCCGGGACACACCGAACTGCTGGCCGAGATCTGCGGGGTGAAGGATTTCGGGATGATGTTTGCTTCGGAGAACATCAAGGTCACTTTGGCCACCATTCACCAGCCTTATGCCCAGGTCCCCAAAACCCTGACCACGGCGGTGATCAGGGAAAAGATAGAGCTGACCCAAAAGGCCCTGGTGAACTGGTGGGGCGTCAAAGATCCCAGGATCGGGGTGCTGGGCCTGAACCCCCACGCCGGCGAGGACGGGCTGTTCGGCACCGAGGAAAAAAAGATCATCCTGCCGGCGGTACGATATTTCCAAAAAACCGGCTGCGCGGTGACCGGCCCCCTGTCCTCGGAATCGGGCTTCGGCCTGATCCTCCGGGGAAAGCTGGACGCTCTGATTGCCATGTACCACGACCAGGGCCTGCTGCCGCTGAAGGTTCTGGGCGGCACCATCAACATCACGCTGGGATTGCCCATCATCCGGACCTCGCCGGACCACGGCACAGCCCTGGACATAGCCTGGCTGAATAAGGCCGATCACAACCCCATGAAAAATGCCATACTGCTGGCGTCCGCCCTGGGGGCAAAGAACATTTCCGGTCAACCATTCACCAGCCGAAACGGGAAATGAGAAAATGATAGAACTAGTGCACGTTACCAAGACCTTTCAGAACAGCTGGACCGCTTTAAAGGACATCAGCTTTGAATTGGAGAAGGGGGAGTTCGTGTTTCTGATCGGACCTTCGGGCTCGGGCAAAAGCACCATCCTCAAGACCATCATGATGGAGATCCTTCCGGACGAGGGCCTGGTGAAGGTGGCGGGTTTCGGCTCGGACTGCATCAAGGCCCGGGACATCCCCAAACTGCGGCGCAAACTGGGGGTGATCTTTCAGGACTTCAAGCTGCTGCCAGAAAAGACCGTCTACGAGAACGTGGCCTTTGCCCTGGAGGTGACCGGGGCGGCCGAGAGGCTGATCCACAAAAAATCCATGGCGGCCCTGAACGAGGTGGGGATGTCACACAAAAGGCATTCCTTTCCCTACCAGCTTTCGGGAGGCGAACAGCAGAAGACGGCCATAGCCAGGGCTCTGGTCAACGATCCCTTCATTCTTTTAGCCGACGAGCCCACCGGCAACGTGGACCCGGCCGGAACCCTGGAGATAATCCAGATCCTGAAGAACATCAACGCCAAGGGCACGGCGGTGCTGATGGCCACCCACGAGCACGAGCTGGTAAAGAAGATGCCCCACCGGGTGATAGAACTGGAGGCCGGGGCCATCATCAGGGACATGCCGGGCAAGAGCCATTACCGCCGGGGCAGCCATACTGAAAACGAATAGCCCGTATTTTTGCAAATTTTCGTAATAAATATAATCCAATAACCTCGGGAAAACTGGGGAACAAAAGGCACCAGCCCCGGTATGTCGCGTTAAAACGATCAGTGAGCATCGCAGTTGACGGCGGAAAAAGCTTGTCTGCATGTTTGAGGGCTTGGCCAAAGCCCGAGTTCAGACAAGCCCGCCAGCAACGAGAAGCGCAGCGCGGGCCCGCTGAAGCTTTAGCGTAAGCGTGGCCCGGAGAGTTTTAAGCGACGAGCTTTTTTCTTTTTGGTTCTTTTTCTTAGTTGGCGGAACAAAAAAGAAAAAGAACAATAATAAAATTAAGGAGAAAATATGTCCAAGACAATCACCGCCGCCTCCAACGGGATAGGAATGGGGTCGGCCCTGGCCATGATCCTGTCCTGGTCCATCAATCATTCGATCCTGTGGGCCATACTGCACGGGATCTTCGGATGGTTCTATGTCATCTACTTTGCTATAAAGCATTAAGACACAGGCTTCCGGCGGCCGGGAGACCGGCCGGTAAAGGAAGTTTAAAAAATATTTTGCGTTCTGTGAAACAAATTTAACCCCTCCGGCGTATTCTCCTTTGAACAGGGAAACAACCAACCATCAAAAGGAGAACGTCAATGAAAACCAGCAACCCCCAGTTTGAGTGGGACGGCTTGATCCCGGTGGCCTTTCTGGTCAGCATGATAGTGATGACAATAGTCAGCATCTAAATGACTGAACAATATACAGGCCGCTAATAAAAAGCCCTCCAACCCGTAATTGGCAGGGCTTTTTACGTTATTTCAGGTCTTCCAGCCGCTCCGGTAAATCAGCAACATCAAGAAACACCAGGGAAAAGCCAAGCATCGCCAATGCCCACCGACAAACAGGACATAATACTGGTCCAGCGCTGCCTGGACGGAGATTCCAGGGCTTTTAACGACCTGATGAACAAATACAAGCGCCAGGTCTTCAGCCTTATTGTCCGTTTGGTCAAAAGCCCGTCCGATGCCGAGGACATCCTGCAGGATACCTTCATTAAAGCCTACCGCAATCTGTCCTCGTTTGACGCCCAGTACCCCCTGCTGACCTGGCTTTTCAAGATAGCCCACAACACCTCCATAGATTTCTTAAGGGCCAACAAGGGCGAGACATTGACCATCAACGACGAAGAGAATCCGATAGACCTTGAAGACACCGGTTCCTCCCTGGAGGAAAAGATGGAGCAGCTTTCGGAAAAGGAGCTGATAACGAGAATGGTAAACACGGTCCCGGCTCCTTACCGCGAGGTACTGATCATGCGCCACCAGCAGGAGCTTTCTTATGAAGAGATATCCGAAGCCATTCAGATCCCCATGGGCACGGTCAAGGTCCGCCTGTTCCGGGCCCGGGAGATCCTAAAAACCAAGCTGGAAGCGGCCGGTTATGGGTAGCTTGAAGTTAAAATACGACGAAATAAACAAGACCCAACCTAGGCTAACCACAGAAACACCGAAATATACGAAACACGGAACTAAAATCCATAAAAGTAAATATTCAGTAATTCCGCCATTTTGTGTTTCTGTGGTAAAAGTAACAATGTCTAGTAGTTCTAATAACCTGCCAAACCAGCGAAACAAAATGCCCGCCCATTGCGTATTCACCACAGAGGATAAAAAAATGAACTGCACAGAAATTAAACATAAGCTGCCGGACTATATCGACCAACTGCTTGATAAGCAAGAAGTTAAGTCGGTAAAAGACCATTTAAGGACCTGCCGGCCCTGCCAAAGGGAGTACCGGCTGTACGCTATGGCTGTTTCCTCGGTGGCCGGCTTACCGCTGCTTTCTCCCTCGCCGGAGTTCAATTCCAAGGTCTTTTCGGCCCTGGGGTTGGAATACAAACCATCGCTATTCCCGGCCTGGTCCAAGTGGGCCGCCGGACTGGCCAGCCTGGCTCTGATGTGGGCCGGAGGGGCAATGCTGGCAGGGATCTATGCCGTCAGCAGGCTGGGCCTGGCCCAGACCTATTTGTACCTGAAAAACCCACAGAAAATCCTCACCGCCCTGCAGTTTGGCCTGATTAAAACCTGGTTCGTTCTCTCCGATATGGTTAACAATTTCCAGGCCCTGGCGGCCTGGCTGTTCAAAGG comes from candidate division TA06 bacterium and encodes:
- a CDS encoding aminotransferase class I/II-fold pyridoxal phosphate-dependent enzyme, which produces MDIFKKCVDFTDARDARDAGLYPYFHPLSSAQEPEVIIDGQKMIMIGSNNYLGLTTHPRVKEAAIKAVEKFGTGCTGSRFLTGTLDMHNQLEAKLAKFLNKQAALVFSTGMQTNLGVISCLGTKDDILITDKYDHASILDGCRLSYSPMRRFQHNDAQSLDRVLQGLDHGKGKMVIVDGVYSMEGDIADLPGITKICQKHGARLLVDDAHALGVLGAHGRGTAEHFGLEKETDLIMGTFSKSFAAIGGVVAGDFEVIDYVKHFARSMIFSAALPPALTAAVSAAVDVLQDEPQLLKKLWHNTDKMLKGFQDLGYDTGSACTPIIPLMIGSREKAFAFWKHLMDHGIFANPVMSPAVPEGREMIRTSFSAAHTDAQLDRVLEEFKAAGKELGLI
- a CDS encoding class I SAM-dependent methyltransferase translates to MKNRLYKDLSWLWPLWEKVEDYAPESARFISLIKKHCPKAKTILDIACGGGKNDYWLKKRFAVTGVDLSPQMIAQANKLNPGADYHVGDMRSFDLKKKFDAVFFNDGIIYMQTEKDLLKALKNARRHLKPGGVMALYVEDCKERFEQSKTSVWRSRSGGYDITYIENDHDPDPKDSTYQMAFVYLIRRGKQLRVEHDTHTAGLFSLAQWRRALKQAGFQIIEDRPQKLGDELVQLLVGKGPV
- a CDS encoding NAD-dependent epimerase/dehydratase family protein; protein product: MPDKISENKKPLALLTGATGFIGSHLAEALLNRGFRVRALVRPTSDLRWIKDLELELMTGSLQDNSFLEQAVSGAGYIFQLAGAVKARDPKDFYLHNTRATMNLARAALTAAPGLKRFLFASSQATAGPAGCLDRPVCERDECRPLSDYGRSKLQAEQELMELSGKLPVTIVRPPSVYGPRDTEVLSYFRWVRKGLAILPGFSTRHAHLIYVKDLVDGMLLAAASQNSPGKTYFLAEDRSYSWDQISEIIAGCLGKRIVKLHVPLQLAHLSAMFNEAGAHALNRPAMITRQKVREMSQKFWTISSQAAKDDFGFQCRYDLARGMKETAEWYRANNWL
- the acpS gene encoding holo-ACP synthase, with product MIVAIGTDIVKVERIEQAYKTYGRRFLQKVFTEEEARFCLSRKHPAPALAARFAAKETISKCLGTGFRRGVYPNLIEIVDNEKSRPTVKLHGKAAEFGKDYIFHLSISHEKEFVIAVAVMEASVH
- a CDS encoding NAD(P)H-hydrate dehydratase, with protein sequence MLVVTPRQMQEIDARAIKKYKVPGLTLMESAARALADKALEMPAQNSPGTVCIVCGPGNNGGDGLAAARLLKEQGCEVQVFLLGSLPRLKGDARTNAQKLKAAKIKVNEIKGGAGLTALKAGLKKASLVIDAVFGTGFHGAPEKLAGQVIEAVNSSGVPVLAADIPSGVDGLTGQTFGPAVKAAATVTMGLPKTGLLFYPGKTLAGEIAVADIGFPPKAIDGQKVNINTIDPESVRQLLPRRAPDAHKGSCGTVLALAGSAGMTGAARLVSLSALRSGAGLVFLGIPESLGDVMESKLTEAIIKPLPETRTRTLSLTALDRIKALMAKADSLVMGPGLSTHPETLELVQSVVKHLNLPAVLDADALTALSGNVQVFKTQAPLVLTPHYGEMARLTGRTITEIKTDPMRAAREFAVEFSKTVVLKGAPTVIALPSGNIWINTTGNSGMATAGSGDVLAGLIAGLLAQGLSPENAAKLGVYLHGLAGDLARENKTEYCLLAGDILDELPAAYKKLMEVL
- a CDS encoding sulfite exporter TauE/SafE family protein, which translates into the protein MMIWLGYALLGAVAGVFSGLLGIGGAILMIPALVYIFKFSQQQAQGTSIATLLLPIGLLAAWKYYSAGHVNVKAAALMAGGFFFGGLLGAVLAGKIPGVWLQRSFGFFLLIIAVKMILVK
- a CDS encoding tetratricopeptide repeat protein, translated to MNNLDGWIIGNVREARAGGRLEQGIPFAIWQRQWDICDLSGNRARSRVIAENMSGLARRHPRYAVTDRLYNAKIHFYSGEYAKALELSQEALLLSRQDEDDPRLPDIYVQLSQSHQSLSNFEKALEYQAQAAGLYRSKGDQISLGNSLANSGLI
- a CDS encoding tetratricopeptide repeat protein; its protein translation is MGRSQEALSHLEQARKIFENNRDERSMAVVLTNTANVLLATDEMEQAQKNYLASLAICQRTGDLAKQSSLHNNLGAITFRRADYSGALKHYNLGLRIDETLGNLTGQAAKLNNMAVMLGSMGKHDEAMSSFERALKIDMKTGNQDGQMRKLGNIATLHSIKGNYPQAIECIDQAIEISRKINSRGYYGYFLSQKISYLGNLGDNDGAKSIGNEAIELTRDSGNLSQLATLYSNLADIYYDTGELDKAYEYSSLAIDIIKNHELFEVLKENSWYTHSMILEKIGRIKESSEYLKMAYDEVQSKARNIGDEQERKGFLTKNRAIAEIVEKWESFQTKEK
- a CDS encoding zinc ribbon domain-containing protein, producing the protein MPIYEYQCLDCKKNFSLLILSPSTYGTPKCPGCGSERLERLMSRFRTIRSEESRMERLADPSTFSGVDENDPASVAKWAKKMGNELGDEAGEGFDEMVDQTIEEEAHKSAGTEESFE
- the pdxA gene encoding 4-hydroxythreonine-4-phosphate dehydrogenase PdxA; protein product: MKPCIAITIGDPAGIGPEIALKAAVDREVLRHCRPVLVGPQDIWEQAARIYGIRITGLEIHDIYCQKFFLTPGKTSAQSGGIAARSIIAGALLALDNQVKALVTAPISKLALRQAGYQQPGHTELLAEICGVKDFGMMFASENIKVTLATIHQPYAQVPKTLTTAVIREKIELTQKALVNWWGVKDPRIGVLGLNPHAGEDGLFGTEEKKIILPAVRYFQKTGCAVTGPLSSESGFGLILRGKLDALIAMYHDQGLLPLKVLGGTINITLGLPIIRTSPDHGTALDIAWLNKADHNPMKNAILLASALGAKNISGQPFTSRNGK
- the ftsE gene encoding cell division ATP-binding protein FtsE gives rise to the protein MIELVHVTKTFQNSWTALKDISFELEKGEFVFLIGPSGSGKSTILKTIMMEILPDEGLVKVAGFGSDCIKARDIPKLRRKLGVIFQDFKLLPEKTVYENVAFALEVTGAAERLIHKKSMAALNEVGMSHKRHSFPYQLSGGEQQKTAIARALVNDPFILLADEPTGNVDPAGTLEIIQILKNINAKGTAVLMATHEHELVKKMPHRVIELEAGAIIRDMPGKSHYRRGSHTENE
- a CDS encoding sigma-70 family RNA polymerase sigma factor translates to MPTDKQDIILVQRCLDGDSRAFNDLMNKYKRQVFSLIVRLVKSPSDAEDILQDTFIKAYRNLSSFDAQYPLLTWLFKIAHNTSIDFLRANKGETLTINDEENPIDLEDTGSSLEEKMEQLSEKELITRMVNTVPAPYREVLIMRHQQELSYEEISEAIQIPMGTVKVRLFRAREILKTKLEAAGYG
- a CDS encoding zf-HC2 domain-containing protein translates to MNCTEIKHKLPDYIDQLLDKQEVKSVKDHLRTCRPCQREYRLYAMAVSSVAGLPLLSPSPEFNSKVFSALGLEYKPSLFPAWSKWAAGLASLALMWAGGAMLAGIYAVSRLGLAQTYLYLKNPQKILTALQFGLIKTWFVLSDMVNNFQALAAWLFKGSNLPLQILLTFLAAAGVVMLAMMKMRYQPQGRSWNHS